From a region of the Thermosipho melanesiensis BI429 genome:
- a CDS encoding ATP-grasp domain-containing protein, which translates to MKIYEFVGKQLFKEHGVKIPEGYLVTSKDELTIKFLPAVLKSQVLVGGRMKAGGILFANNQREFYDYGNILLKKNIKGEKPYGILIEKMINIKREYYLSMYIDKLEKDFMILFSEYGGINIEENADKVIKINFDKYKVLPKKFHKIILTLYKLMKEKDLTLIEINPLAETLNGDLIALDAVLHLDDNSIFRQKWAKQFSSETQPFHFVKLNGDIGIIGCGAGIVMATMDAVTFYGGKPANFLDLGGGADTKTTTLALEYLKNLSINKIIMNIFGGITKCDEIAQAIVRFKQKNPQISLYVRLTGTNEEIAKQILKKYNIELFSDMYEMIECAVKEEKK; encoded by the coding sequence ATGAAAATTTATGAATTTGTGGGGAAACAGCTCTTTAAAGAACATGGTGTAAAAATTCCAGAAGGTTATTTAGTAACTTCTAAAGATGAGTTAACCATAAAATTTCTTCCAGCTGTTTTAAAAAGTCAAGTATTAGTTGGAGGGAGAATGAAAGCTGGTGGAATTCTCTTTGCAAATAATCAGAGAGAATTTTATGATTATGGAAATATTCTATTGAAAAAAAATATAAAAGGTGAAAAACCATACGGAATATTAATTGAAAAAATGATTAATATAAAAAGGGAATATTATTTATCAATGTATATCGATAAATTGGAAAAAGATTTTATGATACTCTTCTCAGAATATGGCGGAATAAATATAGAAGAAAACGCAGATAAAGTTATTAAAATAAACTTTGACAAATATAAAGTACTTCCCAAAAAATTTCACAAAATTATTCTAACATTATACAAACTCATGAAAGAAAAAGATTTAACACTAATTGAAATCAACCCTTTAGCCGAAACTTTAAATGGTGATTTAATTGCATTAGATGCTGTATTACATTTAGATGACAATTCTATTTTTAGACAAAAATGGGCTAAACAATTTTCCTCTGAAACACAACCTTTTCATTTCGTAAAACTAAATGGTGATATTGGAATAATCGGTTGTGGTGCTGGAATTGTAATGGCTACAATGGATGCCGTAACATTTTATGGTGGAAAACCAGCAAACTTCCTTGATCTTGGTGGTGGAGCAGATACCAAAACTACAACTCTAGCACTCGAATATTTAAAAAATCTTTCAATTAACAAAATAATAATGAATATCTTTGGTGGAATTACAAAATGCGATGAAATTGCTCAAGCTATTGTCAGGTTTAAACAAAAAAATCCTCAAATATCACTATACGTTAGATTAACTGGGACAAATGAAGAAATTGCTAAACAAATTTTAAAAAAATACAATATTGAATTATTTAGCGATATGTACGAAATGATTGAATGTGCAGTAAAGGAGGAGAAAAAATGA
- a CDS encoding succinate--CoA ligase subunit alpha, whose amino-acid sequence MINGTERVCVQGITGRYGSFHTKKMLKYGTNIVCGVSKNKVVKELDGIPVLNDMYDAVEKYNCDTSIVFVPAKHAKNAIFEAINAGIKKIITITEHIPIHDMMEIYKLSKQNNVTFIGPNCPGVILPGISKIGIMPENAFKPGDIAIISKSGTLMYEISNLLSKKSTGIKIGIGLGGDPIIGTSIEEALEFSITLNPRKIIIISEIGSNDEVIGIEKFLNKGYNANIQVFFAGRTAPRGKKMGHAGAIVDGIKSSIEYKEKRLKAIKIPVAKYIPELLEG is encoded by the coding sequence ATGATTAACGGTACAGAAAGGGTATGCGTACAAGGTATTACTGGAAGATACGGTTCATTCCATACAAAAAAAATGCTAAAATATGGAACAAATATAGTTTGCGGAGTATCAAAAAATAAAGTTGTAAAAGAATTAGATGGGATACCTGTACTTAACGACATGTACGATGCTGTTGAAAAATATAACTGCGATACGTCTATCGTATTCGTTCCTGCTAAACACGCCAAAAATGCTATTTTTGAAGCTATAAATGCCGGAATAAAAAAAATAATTACAATTACAGAACACATTCCAATACATGATATGATGGAAATTTATAAACTTTCAAAGCAAAATAATGTAACTTTTATCGGACCAAATTGCCCAGGAGTTATACTTCCAGGTATAAGCAAAATAGGAATCATGCCTGAAAATGCATTTAAACCAGGCGACATTGCTATTATTTCTAAAAGTGGTACACTTATGTATGAAATTTCAAATCTCTTATCAAAAAAATCGACAGGTATAAAGATTGGAATTGGCTTAGGAGGCGATCCTATAATCGGCACAAGTATTGAAGAAGCACTTGAATTTTCCATAACCCTAAATCCCAGAAAAATAATTATTATAAGTGAAATTGGTAGCAACGATGAAGTTATTGGTATAGAAAAATTCTTAAATAAAGGTTATAATGCTAATATACAGGTATTTTTCGCAGGAAGAACCGCACCACGGGGGAAAAAAATGGGACATGCTGGTGCCATTGTCGATGGAATTAAAAGCTCTATTGAATATAAAGAAAAAAGATTAAAAGCCATAAAAATTCCAGTTGCTAAATATATACCAGAATTATTGGAGGGATAA
- a CDS encoding membrane protein, protein MQNPYFLLFLTITTGLLIGSIKVKNFKLGSSGTLFTGIFFGWIFQNFIHSAQKINELQITFQNIFQFSLILFVSSIGLIASKEIKFILKKFGLKFIILAFLITFSGFIFILISIFITKINPYNLIGVFSGSLTSSPGLATAIEGSTKSNEIIYGYTIGYIPGILAVIFSIYLIPPIFKINIESEKNTIYIQSEQSNIKSFNLLSYSLVILIGILIGNIDIPLKFSTVKLGKTGGILLSALFFGNIEKLGNINFSFNKDTLKSLQNIGLVMFLSSIGLKSGYNIIENFNKYSAMLMLISFITAIFSILVGFIIGRYIFKLNWTILAGTITGGMTSTPGLGAALDSTKSEHALAGYGATYPFALLGMVIFNKILILLT, encoded by the coding sequence TTGCAAAATCCATACTTTTTGTTGTTTCTAACCATAACTACTGGATTATTAATCGGAAGTATTAAAGTCAAAAACTTCAAACTTGGCTCATCAGGAACTCTGTTTACTGGTATTTTCTTTGGTTGGATTTTTCAAAATTTTATACATTCTGCTCAAAAAATTAACGAACTGCAAATTACCTTTCAAAATATCTTCCAATTTTCACTAATTTTATTTGTTTCATCTATCGGATTAATCGCTTCAAAAGAAATAAAATTCATATTAAAAAAATTCGGTTTAAAGTTCATCATCCTTGCCTTTCTCATAACATTCTCTGGTTTCATATTTATTCTCATTTCAATCTTTATAACCAAAATTAATCCATATAACTTAATAGGCGTTTTTTCAGGAAGTTTAACAAGCTCACCTGGTCTAGCTACTGCAATAGAAGGTTCGACAAAAAGTAATGAAATTATATATGGATATACAATTGGTTATATTCCAGGAATTTTAGCAGTTATCTTTTCAATTTATCTCATTCCACCTATTTTCAAAATTAACATTGAATCAGAAAAAAACACAATCTATATTCAAAGCGAACAAAGTAACATAAAAAGTTTTAATCTCTTATCTTATTCTTTAGTAATTTTAATTGGTATTTTAATAGGAAATATAGATATACCACTAAAATTTTCAACGGTAAAATTAGGAAAAACTGGAGGAATACTATTGAGTGCTCTGTTTTTTGGAAACATTGAAAAATTAGGGAATATCAATTTTTCTTTTAACAAAGACACATTAAAATCTCTCCAAAACATAGGACTCGTGATGTTTTTATCATCTATTGGTTTAAAATCAGGATACAATATCATTGAAAATTTTAATAAGTATAGCGCTATGCTTATGCTAATTTCATTCATTACTGCAATATTTTCTATACTAGTTGGCTTTATAATTGGCAGATACATCTTCAAACTAAACTGGACAATCCTTGCCGGTACAATCACAGGTGGTATGACAAGTACACCAGGATTAGGAGCAGCATTAGATTCTACAAAAAGTGAGCATGCATTAGCTGGTTACGGAGCAACATATCCTTTTGCATTACTTGGAATGGTTATCTTTAACAAAATTTTAATATTATTAACCTAA
- a CDS encoding aspartate-semialdehyde dehydrogenase, with amino-acid sequence MKIGIVGATGEVGRAMIKVLEKFNIPVKELRLFASKNSKGKYLKFKGQEIMVEELTEDTMKEKYDFLLFSAGKNISKHFAPIAAKYGNTIIDNSSAFRMEKDIPLIVPEINGYLVKSYKGIIANPNCSTIQMVLSLHKIHEKLKIKEIYVSTYQAVSGAGHKAIEEFSEQLNGNKINAIFPKQIAYNIIPVIGNILSNNFSEEEYKMINETKKILNDYSIKVYPTTVRVPVIYGHSEAIVVRTKKSSSLNELKELISKSKNVIYTEEIITPLDVEDKDEVFVTRLRQFDTNTFSIWNVADNIRVGAATNAVRILEVMINE; translated from the coding sequence ATGAAAATTGGAATTGTAGGTGCAACTGGCGAAGTTGGAAGAGCTATGATAAAAGTATTGGAAAAATTCAACATTCCCGTAAAAGAGTTGAGACTTTTCGCATCAAAAAACTCGAAAGGTAAATATTTAAAATTCAAAGGACAAGAAATTATGGTCGAAGAACTTACTGAAGACACAATGAAAGAAAAATATGATTTTCTTTTATTTTCAGCTGGAAAAAATATATCGAAACATTTTGCACCAATAGCAGCAAAGTATGGAAATACAATTATTGACAATTCTTCTGCCTTTAGAATGGAAAAAGATATACCATTAATTGTTCCAGAAATAAATGGATATCTAGTCAAAAGTTATAAAGGAATTATTGCTAATCCCAATTGTTCAACAATTCAAATGGTTCTTTCCTTGCATAAAATTCATGAAAAACTAAAAATAAAAGAAATTTACGTTTCAACTTACCAAGCGGTTTCTGGAGCTGGGCACAAAGCCATTGAAGAATTCTCAGAACAATTAAATGGAAATAAAATAAATGCTATCTTTCCAAAACAAATTGCATACAATATAATACCAGTTATTGGAAACATTCTTTCCAACAACTTTTCAGAAGAAGAATATAAGATGATAAATGAAACGAAAAAGATTTTAAACGATTATTCAATAAAAGTTTACCCCACAACAGTACGTGTGCCAGTAATTTATGGGCATTCAGAAGCCATAGTAGTAAGAACCAAAAAATCGTCTAGTTTAAATGAACTTAAAGAACTAATTTCAAAATCAAAGAATGTAATATACACAGAAGAAATTATTACGCCTTTAGATGTTGAAGATAAAGACGAAGTATTTGTCACAAGACTTAGACAATTTGATACAAATACATTTTCAATATGGAACGTTGCAGATAACATAAGAGTTGGAGCAGCAACCAACGCAGTACGAATCTTGGAGGTGATGATAAATGAATGA
- the dapF gene encoding diaminopimelate epimerase, whose amino-acid sequence MNEKKYTANGNSFILFDITDTSLTSNEKKELVIKKCQDRDGALFVETKDGMYFMEYYNKDGSKAPFCGNGARAFLFYLIKEKKANVDKFLTESGIVSGKILNEKILIKMPNPLVARKINVENFSGYLLTVGVPHFVTFVDDIEHIDVKNIGKKIRNKLDANVNFVEKISKNEIKVRTFERGVEDETLSCGSGVTASAIVLNESKVKVHTRGGILHIYTLNDGFYLEGDVENV is encoded by the coding sequence ATGAATGAAAAAAAGTATACAGCAAATGGTAATTCCTTTATCTTGTTTGACATTACTGACACCTCATTAACAAGTAATGAGAAAAAAGAATTAGTAATAAAAAAATGCCAAGATAGAGATGGTGCATTATTTGTAGAAACAAAAGATGGAATGTATTTCATGGAATACTATAACAAAGACGGAAGCAAAGCGCCATTTTGTGGTAACGGAGCAAGAGCTTTTTTATTTTACCTAATCAAAGAGAAGAAAGCAAATGTGGATAAGTTTCTCACTGAAAGTGGAATAGTATCAGGAAAAATACTAAATGAAAAAATTTTAATAAAAATGCCTAATCCGTTGGTTGCCAGAAAGATTAATGTAGAAAATTTTTCAGGTTATCTATTAACGGTAGGTGTACCACATTTTGTGACATTTGTAGATGATATAGAACATATTGACGTTAAAAATATAGGCAAAAAAATCAGGAATAAACTGGACGCAAATGTAAACTTTGTTGAAAAAATTTCTAAAAATGAAATCAAAGTTCGTACATTTGAAAGAGGCGTGGAAGACGAAACATTATCATGTGGAAGTGGAGTAACAGCTTCAGCTATTGTATTGAATGAATCTAAAGTTAAGGTTCACACTAGAGGTGGAATATTGCATATCTATACATTAAATGATGGATTTTATTTAGAAGGAGATGTGGAAAATGTTTAG
- the dapA gene encoding 4-hydroxy-tetrahydrodipicolinate synthase translates to MFSGIGTAIITPFKNGEIDYHALKNFLETQRMVDAIILLGTTGEAPNISIEERDKLIPFVREYFPDKPLIVGVGTNSSHHTMELVKNAEKNKADALLVVTPYYNKPTQIGLYHYYKYISEHTDLEIIIYNVPGRTGVNIAPETVYKLASDCKNITALKEANSSFDQINKVLHLKPETFKVFSGNDDISFQFLASGGNGVISVASNVIPNQMVEMYKNIISGNISNARKIFYTYYPLFKALFIETNPIPVKQALNIMGLIENELRLPLYPANKETKNILEKILKECKII, encoded by the coding sequence ATGTTTAGCGGAATTGGAACTGCTATTATAACACCATTTAAAAATGGTGAAATTGATTATCATGCTCTTAAAAATTTTCTTGAAACCCAAAGAATGGTTGACGCAATAATACTTTTAGGTACTACTGGTGAAGCTCCAAATATTTCAATTGAAGAAAGAGATAAACTAATTCCTTTTGTAAGAGAATACTTTCCTGATAAACCTTTAATTGTTGGTGTGGGAACAAATAGTTCACATCATACAATGGAACTAGTTAAAAATGCAGAAAAAAACAAAGCAGATGCACTACTTGTAGTAACGCCATATTATAACAAACCTACCCAAATTGGATTGTATCATTACTACAAATATATATCTGAACATACAGATTTAGAAATAATAATTTACAACGTTCCTGGAAGAACAGGAGTTAATATTGCTCCTGAAACTGTCTATAAACTTGCTTCCGATTGTAAAAATATTACCGCATTAAAAGAAGCAAATTCTTCTTTTGATCAAATAAACAAAGTTTTGCATTTAAAACCTGAAACATTTAAAGTTTTTTCTGGAAATGATGATATCTCATTCCAATTTCTTGCAAGTGGAGGTAACGGAGTAATTTCTGTGGCCTCAAATGTAATTCCAAATCAAATGGTTGAAATGTATAAAAATATAATATCAGGAAATATTTCAAATGCTAGAAAAATTTTTTATACATACTATCCACTATTTAAGGCTTTGTTTATTGAAACCAATCCAATACCAGTTAAACAGGCTTTAAACATTATGGGATTAATTGAAAACGAATTAAGATTGCCGTTATATCCTGCAAACAAAGAAACTAAAAACATTTTAGAAAAAATTCTAAAGGAGTGTAAGATAATATGA
- the dapB gene encoding 4-hydroxy-tetrahydrodipicolinate reductase — protein sequence MKFGVIGYKGKMGKLITKTFSNRGHNCVLFVDKDEIEQIDIPEVIVDFSLKDALDKTINLCKKNKSNLVIGTTGFSNEDLEKLQKLSKEVALIQSYNFSLGVNIIVEILNKLNNILKDWDCEIFEIHHSQKKDKPSGTALMFKDALKKEVNINSSRLGGIPGDHTIFFANQGELISISHRTISREVFALGALKAAEWILNKKNGFYTFKDILKEELE from the coding sequence ATGAAATTTGGCGTAATAGGATACAAAGGAAAAATGGGCAAACTAATTACTAAAACTTTTTCAAACAGAGGACATAATTGTGTACTTTTTGTTGACAAAGATGAAATAGAACAAATAGATATCCCAGAAGTCATAGTTGATTTTTCTTTAAAAGATGCGTTAGATAAAACAATAAATCTTTGCAAGAAAAACAAATCAAATCTCGTTATTGGTACAACAGGATTTTCAAATGAAGATTTAGAAAAGTTACAAAAACTTTCAAAAGAAGTTGCTTTAATCCAATCATATAATTTCTCACTTGGAGTAAATATTATTGTTGAAATACTAAACAAGTTAAACAATATTTTAAAGGATTGGGATTGTGAAATTTTCGAAATACACCATTCTCAAAAAAAAGATAAACCATCAGGAACTGCTCTTATGTTTAAAGACGCACTAAAAAAAGAAGTAAATATCAATTCATCAAGACTTGGTGGAATCCCAGGTGACCATACTATTTTTTTTGCAAATCAGGGTGAATTAATCTCAATTTCACACCGTACAATTTCACGTGAAGTTTTTGCATTAGGTGCATTAAAAGCTGCAGAATGGATTTTAAATAAAAAAAATGGTTTTTACACATTCAAAGATATACTTAAGGAGGAGTTAGAATGA
- the dapD gene encoding 2,3,4,5-tetrahydropyridine-2,6-dicarboxylate N-acetyltransferase, with protein sequence MNTQEIINLIANSKKRTIAKAYVSGNLKNIKLENVEFVGNELFGVLFGDLKDIENTINKNDIKNYKIEILAKNSAIPLADIKKYNARIEPGAIIRDMVEIGDGAVIMMGAVINIGAVIGEKTMIDMNTVIGGRAIIGKNCHIGAGSVIAGVIEPPSAKPVMIKDNVMVGANAVILEGVEIGEHSVIAAGAVVIEDIPPYSVVAGVPAKVIKKVDKKTESKTQIIDSLRNLK encoded by the coding sequence ATGAATACTCAGGAAATTATAAACTTAATAGCAAATTCCAAAAAAAGGACAATTGCAAAGGCATATGTTTCGGGGAATCTTAAAAACATCAAACTTGAAAATGTTGAGTTTGTCGGCAATGAATTATTTGGTGTTCTATTTGGTGACTTAAAAGATATAGAAAATACAATAAATAAAAATGATATCAAAAACTACAAAATAGAAATTCTTGCTAAAAATTCCGCCATTCCACTTGCTGATATAAAAAAATATAATGCACGCATCGAACCAGGTGCAATAATTCGCGATATGGTTGAAATTGGCGATGGTGCTGTAATCATGATGGGTGCAGTTATAAACATTGGTGCAGTAATTGGTGAAAAAACAATGATCGATATGAATACAGTCATTGGTGGTAGGGCAATTATTGGGAAAAATTGTCATATTGGTGCAGGTTCTGTAATTGCAGGCGTCATAGAACCACCTAGTGCAAAACCTGTAATGATAAAAGATAACGTAATGGTTGGTGCAAATGCCGTTATTTTGGAAGGCGTAGAAATTGGGGAACATAGTGTAATTGCAGCAGGTGCTGTTGTTATAGAAGATATCCCACCATACTCAGTTGTTGCAGGTGTTCCCGCAAAAGTTATTAAAAAAGTAGATAAAAAAACGGAATCAAAAACCCAGATAATTGATAGCTTAAGAAATTTAAAATAA
- a CDS encoding aspartate kinase produces the protein MIVVQKYGGSSLADTKKILNVSKKIKKRIENGDKLVVIVSAMGKTTDNLINLAKSLSNNPPLREMDMLLTTGEQISVALLSIALNEMGIKSKSFNAFQLNIRTTEQHTKARIKDIDKQKILEELKENSVIIVTGFQGISDKGDLTTLGRGGSDTSAVAVAAKLGVNCEIYSDVDGIYACDPKIIKGAKKIEFITYDDALELSSLGAKVLHSRAVELAKKYKVKIYCASSFVDKEGTWVVEKIPEWLEQPVVTGTTIENDQTKITINELPKNEMLLESIFEELSKKNINIDMISMYSDYNHFHLSFTVLNALKDHIIDIIKSINSSLNVTYQGPFDKVSVVGVGMKSSTGVAARFFKTIANLGIKPEVVTTSEIKISVLVPKNISKKLLKNLADEFNLRR, from the coding sequence ATGATTGTAGTTCAAAAATATGGAGGATCATCTTTAGCAGACACTAAAAAAATTTTAAATGTTTCTAAGAAAATTAAAAAAAGAATTGAAAATGGTGATAAATTAGTAGTTATAGTATCAGCAATGGGAAAAACTACAGACAATCTCATTAACCTTGCAAAATCTTTAAGTAATAATCCACCACTTAGAGAAATGGATATGCTTTTAACAACTGGTGAACAAATTTCCGTTGCACTACTTTCAATCGCTTTAAATGAAATGGGAATAAAATCAAAATCATTTAACGCATTTCAATTAAATATTAGAACAACAGAGCAACATACAAAAGCACGAATTAAAGATATAGATAAACAAAAGATACTGGAAGAACTCAAAGAAAATTCAGTGATAATTGTTACTGGTTTTCAGGGAATATCAGACAAGGGAGATTTAACTACTCTTGGAAGAGGTGGTTCGGATACAAGTGCAGTAGCTGTTGCAGCAAAACTGGGAGTAAATTGTGAAATATATAGTGATGTGGATGGAATTTACGCATGCGATCCAAAAATAATTAAAGGTGCAAAAAAGATTGAATTTATAACATACGATGATGCACTTGAATTATCATCTCTAGGTGCAAAAGTATTACACTCAAGAGCAGTTGAATTAGCAAAAAAGTATAAAGTAAAAATTTACTGTGCTTCTTCATTTGTCGATAAGGAGGGAACTTGGGTGGTTGAAAAAATACCAGAATGGTTAGAACAGCCTGTTGTCACAGGTACAACAATCGAAAATGATCAAACAAAAATAACAATTAACGAATTACCAAAAAACGAAATGTTATTGGAAAGCATATTTGAAGAACTTAGCAAGAAAAATATTAACATTGATATGATATCAATGTATTCAGATTACAATCATTTTCACCTATCTTTTACAGTATTAAACGCACTAAAAGATCATATTATCGACATAATAAAAAGCATTAATAGTTCTTTAAATGTCACATATCAAGGACCTTTTGATAAAGTATCAGTAGTCGGTGTTGGAATGAAATCAAGCACTGGAGTTGCCGCTAGATTTTTCAAAACAATTGCCAATTTAGGTATTAAACCTGAGGTAGTAACCACATCAGAAATTAAAATTTCAGTACTAGTACCCAAAAATATTTCAAAGAAACTTTTAAAAAATTTAGCAGATGAATTCAACCTAAGGAGGTAA
- a CDS encoding aspartate aminotransferase family protein has protein sequence MFISGTYKRFSISIRNAKGIWVYDKNGKKYLDTFSGIGVNIFGHCDKDITSAIIEKAKRFTHISNFFLDEDASIIAEKLVKKTNKEGKVYFSNSGTEANEAALKTIKKYKNGIIVSFTGNFHGRTIGSLSITGFENLREPFLPLLDNIVFLRYNDIEMFKNFFKENGENVSAVFVESVRGSGGLDKLDIEFANLIMEYKHKYGFILVADEVQSGLGRTGKFFAYQHFNLEPDIVTTAKALGGGIPLGATIFIGKLQNIFSLGDHGSTFAPNPLALSASKVVLNKIDKNLLDEVTKKGIYLKDNLLSIDNPKILEVKGLGLMIGIKVDTNKDITKIALKEEILLNVVKKNVIRLLPPLNISYQEINLLVSKLKSILEKI, from the coding sequence ATGTTTATTTCAGGTACATATAAAAGATTTTCCATAAGTATTAGAAACGCAAAAGGCATATGGGTCTATGATAAAAATGGAAAAAAATACTTAGATACCTTTTCTGGTATTGGAGTAAATATTTTTGGACATTGTGATAAAGATATAACCTCTGCAATTATTGAAAAAGCAAAAAGATTTACTCATATTTCAAACTTTTTTTTGGACGAAGACGCTTCAATTATCGCAGAAAAACTGGTAAAAAAAACAAATAAAGAAGGTAAAGTTTATTTTTCAAACTCAGGAACAGAGGCAAATGAAGCTGCATTAAAAACCATTAAAAAATACAAAAATGGTATTATTGTTTCTTTTACTGGAAATTTTCATGGAAGAACAATAGGTTCTTTATCCATAACAGGTTTTGAAAATTTAAGAGAACCTTTTCTTCCTTTATTGGATAACATCGTTTTTTTAAGATACAACGACATTGAAATGTTTAAAAATTTCTTCAAAGAAAACGGAGAAAATGTTTCAGCTGTATTTGTGGAAAGTGTAAGAGGTAGCGGAGGACTAGATAAATTAGATATTGAGTTTGCAAATTTAATAATGGAATATAAACATAAGTACGGTTTTATATTAGTAGCTGATGAAGTACAATCCGGATTGGGAAGAACTGGGAAATTCTTTGCTTATCAACATTTTAATTTAGAACCTGATATAGTTACCACGGCAAAAGCATTGGGGGGTGGAATTCCACTAGGTGCAACTATATTTATAGGAAAATTGCAAAATATCTTTTCATTAGGAGATCATGGCTCAACTTTTGCACCAAATCCACTTGCACTTTCTGCAAGTAAAGTAGTACTTAATAAGATTGATAAAAATCTACTCGATGAAGTTACAAAAAAGGGGATATATCTAAAGGACAATTTACTTTCAATAGACAATCCAAAAATTTTAGAAGTCAAAGGCTTAGGTTTGATGATTGGTATAAAAGTAGATACAAATAAAGATATCACAAAAATAGCTCTTAAAGAAGAAATCCTATTAAATGTTGTTAAAAAAAATGTAATTAGACTTCTTCCTCCACTAAATATTTCTTATCAAGAAATAAATTTATTAGTTTCAAAATTAAAGAGTATTTTGGAAAAGATATAA
- a CDS encoding DegT/DnrJ/EryC1/StrS family aminotransferase codes for MKIPLSNALLDEKDIYEVLKVLKSKRLALGPYMKKFEEMVKNYVDTKYAVAVSSGTAALHLILKSLDFGENDILLTSSFTFISSANVALYEKGNVHFVDIEPDTLNVSLNALEEEIIKTKKKNSRLFFMGVDIFGHPLDWDKILDICQKYSVEIIEDSCEALGSEYKGKKCGTFGQAGAFAFYPNKQITTGEGGIIVTNNEKIYQITKAMRNQGRTSSKWLSHEVIGYNYRIDEMSSALGYSQMKKIDKIIEMRNKAAKNYEKLLTFLEIPVIKSYVTKMSWFVYVVKLPKGTDINKVIDYMAKNEIETRNYFAPIHLQPVYKKLGWKEGMLPITEEISKRTLAIPFYSEITFEEQEKVAFYLKKALELFS; via the coding sequence ATGAAAATTCCACTTTCAAATGCGTTATTAGACGAAAAAGATATATATGAAGTTCTAAAGGTACTAAAATCAAAGAGACTTGCACTTGGACCATACATGAAAAAATTTGAAGAAATGGTAAAAAATTATGTAGATACAAAATATGCAGTAGCAGTAAGTAGCGGCACAGCTGCTCTTCATCTTATACTTAAATCACTGGATTTTGGCGAAAATGATATATTATTAACCTCTTCTTTTACATTTATCTCATCTGCAAACGTTGCTTTGTATGAAAAAGGAAATGTACATTTTGTTGATATTGAACCTGACACATTGAATGTTTCACTAAATGCCTTGGAAGAGGAGATAATAAAAACAAAAAAGAAAAACTCAAGATTATTTTTCATGGGAGTAGATATCTTTGGCCATCCTCTTGATTGGGATAAAATATTAGATATTTGTCAAAAATATAGTGTAGAAATAATCGAAGACTCATGTGAAGCACTGGGTAGTGAATATAAAGGAAAAAAATGTGGTACTTTCGGTCAAGCAGGTGCTTTTGCATTTTATCCCAACAAACAAATTACAACGGGTGAAGGTGGGATAATTGTAACCAACAACGAAAAAATATATCAAATTACAAAAGCTATGAGAAATCAAGGAAGAACTTCATCAAAATGGTTATCACATGAGGTAATTGGTTACAACTATAGAATTGATGAAATGTCATCTGCTTTGGGGTATTCTCAGATGAAAAAGATTGATAAAATAATAGAAATGAGAAATAAAGCCGCAAAAAATTATGAAAAATTACTAACATTTTTGGAAATTCCAGTTATAAAAAGCTATGTTACAAAAATGTCTTGGTTTGTATATGTTGTTAAATTACCAAAAGGTACTGATATAAATAAAGTAATAGATTACATGGCAAAAAACGAAATTGAAACAAGAAATTACTTTGCCCCAATTCACTTGCAACCAGTATATAAAAAATTGGGTTGGAAAGAAGGAATGTTACCAATTACAGAAGAAATTTCTAAACGAACTCTTGCCATACCATTTTACTCTGAAATAACATTTGAAGAGCAGGAAAAAGTTGCGTTTTATCTAAAAAAAGCCTTAGAGTTATTTTCCTAA